The sequence below is a genomic window from Rhodococcus sp. 4CII.
GGGTCGTCAGCCGTCGCAGCCGATCATGCTCGGGCGGATCGAGTTTGAGGAAGGAATCCGGTGCGTTGCTCGCCCGATCCGCACCGGGAAGTCCCGCACCCCGGTTGTGCAGATCGGAGCTGATCCGCGGATCGTGAAGCAGCGCCATGACGTCGTAGTACCGGCCGACGAGGTACGAGCCGTCGTCCTGAGGCGCTACCCGGGTCTCCCGGAGTTCCTCGTACAGCGGATACGGATTCGGCCTGCTCGCCTGGTCGGTGATCCGCTGGAACAGCTGCGCACGCGACATGGACACTCTCCCTGTTACTTCGGTAGCGAGACGAACTCGACGCGGCGTTCGGTGGGCAGGTGACCGGTCACCGCGACGGTGGGTCCGTGGCTGAGCACCGCCGGATCCGGCAACTCGGACGCGCGGACCTCGAACGGCTCGGTCCGGTCCATGACATCGAATTCGGGTGGGAACGCCGCCGCCGACTCGATCAGTCCGCGGTAGAAATCGAGCCATTTGCCCTGGTTGAACGCCACGGCCGCGGTGACGCGACCCCGGAAGCCGTATGCTGCGACGAACCGCCGGTCCGCGACGGAGCCCTGCGTGATCACCACCTGATCGGAGTAGGTGGGGATGCCGACAGATTTGATGTTGACGCCGAACTGGCTGGACCAGAACGCCGGAATCTCGAGGTGTGGCCGCCGCCGGAGACCCTCGTGCATCATGTTGTGCGCCGCCACCTCGGCCTGACCGATGGCGTTGCCCCAGTGTTCCAGTGCCAGCAGCTGATAGTCGTAGAGCGGATGAGGCTGTCGCGCAACGTCACCGGCGACGAAGACGTTATCGGTGACGATGCCGTTGATGTCGAACGCACGGCAGCCGGCGTCGCACGTCACTCCGCGGGGCCCCGCGGCCAGACCGGATCCCGCCAGCCAATCGGTGTTGCGGATGCTGCCCTGCGCGACGATGGCGACATCGACGTCGAGTGTGGTCCCGTCCGACAGGTGCGCGCGGGACAGTCGCCCGCTGCCGTCGCCGTCGAGCCCGGTCACCGTGACGCCGGTGCGCAGGTCGACGCCGTGGTCGCGCTGCATCTCGGCCGCGACCGACGCCACCACCCCGCCGAGCGCACCGACCAGCGGCGCCGGACCTCGCTCGGTGACCGTCACGGACAGTCCGCGTTCCCGGCATACCGACGCGATCTCCGATCCGGTGAACCCGGCGCCGATCACCAGGACGTGGCGCGGCCCGGCCGACAGTCGCTCGTTGAGCGCCCTGGAGTCGTCACACGTCCGGATGGTGAAAACCCCGTCGAGCGCCGCCTCCGACGAGTTCGCCCACGGCCTGGCCCGGACGCCGGTGGCGATCAGTACCTTGTCGAATTCGACGACGGCGCCGTCGCTCAGCACCACCGCGTTGTTCTCCAGGTCGAGGGTGGTGGCCCGGACGCCGAGTCGCCATTTCGCGTCGAGGTCGAAACGGTACGGCAGCGCCGCGTGGTCGGGCGGCATGATCCCGAGGAGCACGGCCTTCGACAGGGGCGGCCGGTCGTAGGGCTCGTAGGGTTCGTCGCCGATCAGGGTCAGCGACCCGTCGAAGCCGAGCCCACGCAGTGCCTCCGCGGCGCGCAGTCCCGCGAGCGACGCTCCGACGATGACGATCCGCACGTCACTGCTCATCGCGTCGGTCGGGGAGGTCGGTTGTGATGGCGTGCACCGGGCAGGCAGCGGCGGCCTGGGAGACACGGTCGCGTTCGTCGTCCGCGGGGCCGGCGTCGTAGAGAAGGGCCTCTTCCCCGTGCAGGGTGAAGACGTCGGGTGCGAGGAACACGCACTGCGCGTACCCCTGGCACCGATTGAGGTCGACGACGAGTTTCACGTCAATCATCCCGATTCTGAACAGTTCTGGTCACGGGTCCACAGGGACTACGCGGCGCACGGCCGTCCAATCGCGTCGGGTGGAGAATTCCGCCCGGTGGCCAGTATTCCGGAATGGCCGGTCTGTTCGGATTCGATCCGCGGATCTGGAGTCATTCAGAAATGTGATCCCGCGGGCTACCTACTCCCGGGTAGAACTTCGCGGTAGTAACGGGAGTTAC
It includes:
- a CDS encoding NAD(P)/FAD-dependent oxidoreductase; this translates as MSSDVRIVIVGASLAGLRAAEALRGLGFDGSLTLIGDEPYEPYDRPPLSKAVLLGIMPPDHAALPYRFDLDAKWRLGVRATTLDLENNAVVLSDGAVVEFDKVLIATGVRARPWANSSEAALDGVFTIRTCDDSRALNERLSAGPRHVLVIGAGFTGSEIASVCRERGLSVTVTERGPAPLVGALGGVVASVAAEMQRDHGVDLRTGVTVTGLDGDGSGRLSRAHLSDGTTLDVDVAIVAQGSIRNTDWLAGSGLAAGPRGVTCDAGCRAFDINGIVTDNVFVAGDVARQPHPLYDYQLLALEHWGNAIGQAEVAAHNMMHEGLRRRPHLEIPAFWSSQFGVNIKSVGIPTYSDQVVITQGSVADRRFVAAYGFRGRVTAAVAFNQGKWLDFYRGLIESAAAFPPEFDVMDRTEPFEVRASELPDPAVLSHGPTVAVTGHLPTERRVEFVSLPK
- a CDS encoding ferredoxin; its protein translation is MIDVKLVVDLNRCQGYAQCVFLAPDVFTLHGEEALLYDAGPADDERDRVSQAAAACPVHAITTDLPDRRDEQ